Within Roseiconus lacunae, the genomic segment GGACTTCGATGGTGAACTCATTTCCGTTTCCTCGGCAGCCGCGACGGATTCTCTGTCACCGTTGATCAACAGACAGACCATGAACATCGGTAGAATCCATGACGACACGATACGAATCGAGACTTTGTTTGGATAGTTCATAAAGACTTGGAAATCGCATCCTGGATGTCGATAAAGAGGTGTTGCCCGTCGGTCCGTTTCGCCAGATCAATCAACGAACAGTCCGTTCGCGGATTAGGACTAAAGTGGATGATGTTGATCTGTATTCTGCGACGACGACAAAGGTTCACGATCTGTCTGACCTCCCTTGATGTCAAGTCGTCCTTTGCTTCGCCATCGGTCATCAAGAAGATCACGTCGGGATTCATCGCGACCGCTTGGCCCAATGCCATTTGATGATCGGTCTTTCCAACGCCCGTCATCTCTTCGATTGCCAACAACGCCTCGGCACGGACATCCTTGCTCGCACGATAGAGCGCCCCACGCCGAAAGAATGGATTCCGAAACGGAGTCGGTTGATGATTATAGAAGATCACTTGAAAAGAGTTTTGTTCGTCGAGCTCTTTTAAGCTCCGGATTAATTCCGCCTTGGCCAACATCAGCAACGTTTGTTCGCCAGTCACCTGATCGCCGGAGTAATAGACGACGCCCGAATTCATGCTCTCAGATCGGTCAAAGACATAGACGAATCGACTTCCTTCACCGACAAGCCCAAACACTGACGTTCTTGTTTTGCCGGTTGGGTTCAAATACTCCGCTTTGTCGGGCTGCAGCAACGCGCGAGAAACATTGGTAACGGCTGCTTCGACCGGCGGGGTCGGCAAGATTGCTTTGACGTCGACAGGTTGTTGCCTGTCTTCGAAAACCTCCACCGGTACTTCAAATTCCTTTGGCTGGCCAATTGAGACTGGAATGGTTTCGGCGAACTCCAATGACCTCAATTGGGGGCCGACACTTCCATCGGCTTTATCCATCGCAATCCGCAGAACGGACGATTGAGTGGACCGCTCGAACGTCAACAAGGCCAACAAAATCAGCAGGGCCAGATGAATGCAAATCGAGACGAGCAATGATGAACTTCGGTCAAGGAATTCGTCTCGGTAGCGACCGAGTGGGGGCTTCCAGAACTGAAGCTTGGTGAAACGCTGTGAGAAACCCATCATCGGTGGTCATCAAGAGATCGATCGAGACACCGACTGCGGTGTAGCAACGCTACTTAGCAAAAGGTGTTCCAACGCAGTGCGATCGTGTTTGAGCCGCAAAAACTAGTACTTATTCGATTTCGTGACGGAGTTCGCCGGCGAATATTTCGCCTCGCGGCGAATTTTCTGTCACCTCGGGTGCTGTGAGCCTCGGGAAACTTGATCACGACCGATCAGCCGATGTGCGTTAGCACCGGTTTTAACGGATCAACGGTGGTTGGCGTCGCCGCCATTCAATCGAAAGCCGAGTAATTTCC encodes:
- a CDS encoding vWA domain-containing protein, with protein sequence MMGFSQRFTKLQFWKPPLGRYRDEFLDRSSSLLVSICIHLALLILLALLTFERSTQSSVLRIAMDKADGSVGPQLRSLEFAETIPVSIGQPKEFEVPVEVFEDRQQPVDVKAILPTPPVEAAVTNVSRALLQPDKAEYLNPTGKTRTSVFGLVGEGSRFVYVFDRSESMNSGVVYYSGDQVTGEQTLLMLAKAELIRSLKELDEQNSFQVIFYNHQPTPFRNPFFRRGALYRASKDVRAEALLAIEEMTGVGKTDHQMALGQAVAMNPDVIFLMTDGEAKDDLTSREVRQIVNLCRRRRIQINIIHFSPNPRTDCSLIDLAKRTDGQHLFIDIQDAISKSL